One segment of Plectropomus leopardus isolate mb unplaced genomic scaffold, YSFRI_Pleo_2.0 unplaced_scaffold23221, whole genome shotgun sequence DNA contains the following:
- the LOC121966128 gene encoding zinc finger FYVE domain-containing protein 9-like: protein MIQITAETMDSLRQALRDMKDFTITCGKADQEENQELVHIQWTEDDHNFNKGVISPIDGKSMESITSVKIFHGSEFKANGKVIRWTEVFFLQSEDQPNGLSDPADHSRLTENVARAFCMALCPHLKLLKEDGMAKLGLRVTLDSDQVGYLAGSNGQPLLPQYLSDLDSALIPVIHGGACQLSEGPVVMELVFYILEIIS, encoded by the exons ATGATCCAGATCACAGCTGAGACGATGGACTCCCTACGGCAAGCCCTGAGGGACATGAAGGACTTCACCATCACGTGCGGTAAAGCCGACCAGGAGGAGAACCAGGAGCTCGTCCACATCCAGTGGACGGAGGACGACCACAACTTCAACAAGGG TGTCATCAGTCCGATTGATGGGAAGTCTATGGAGTCCATCACCAGCGTCAAGATCTTCCACGGCTCCGAGTTCAAAGCCAACGGCAAAGTCATCCGCTGGACAGAG GTGTTTTTCCTCCAGAGTGAGGATCAACCCAACGGTCTGAGCGACCCGGCCGACCACAGCCGGCTGACGGAGAACGTGGCGAGAGCTTTCTGCATGGCGCTGTGTCCGCACCTGAAGCTGCTGAAGGAGGACGGCATGGCCAAACTGGGACTGAGGGTCACACTGGACTCTGACCAG GTGGGTTACCTGGCAGGAAGTAACGGCCAGCCGCTCCTGCCTCAGTACCTGAGCGACCTGGACAGCGCGCTGATCCCCGTCATCCACGGCGGGGCGTGCCAGCTGAGCGAGGGCCCGGTGGTCATGGAGCTCGTCTTCTACATCCTGGAGATCATCTCCTAA